One Rhinopithecus roxellana isolate Shanxi Qingling chromosome 7, ASM756505v1, whole genome shotgun sequence DNA segment encodes these proteins:
- the LOC115898647 gene encoding uncharacterized protein CXorf51A-like, protein MAKVTSEPQETNEGVDKQNPPIPSTKGRKKGKTPRQRRSRCGVKGLKTTMKSKRPLQGSASKKASETNTPTGKPKKGRGTVPRGHYRRLKEKMKKEEADKNQKTVENATVSSDDMSSQ, encoded by the exons ATGGCAAAGGTGACCAGTGAACCACAGGAGACTAATGAAGGTGTGGACAAACAGAACCCACCAATCCCAAGTAccaaagggaggaagaaggggaagactCCCCGTCAGCGAAGGTCCAGATGTGGCGTTAAG GGCCTAAAGACCACCATGAAGTCGAAAAGACCCCTTCAAGGAAGCGCCAGCAAAAAAGCCTCTGAAACGAACACCCCTACAGGAAAACCTAAGAAAGGTAGAGGAACAGTACCGCGTGGTCACTATCGCCggctgaaagaaaaaatgaagaaagaagaggcCGACAAAAACCAAAAGACTGTGGAGAACGCCACCGTTTCAAGTGATGACATGAGCAGCCAATAA